GCTGGCCGGTGAACGAGGGATCGGACGCGACGAACGCGGTCACCTTGACGACCTGCACGATCTTGTCGAGCGAGCCGATGACGCCGCGGACGGCGGCGAGGGCGTTGAGCGCGCAGAGACGCGCGAGCTCCTCGGCCTGCTCGGGCGAGACGAGACCCTCGCCCTCTCCGACCTTGCCGGTCGCCGGCAGCCCGCCGTTCACGAAGGGCAGCTGGCCCGCCGTGTAAACGTAGTTGCCGTCGCGCAGGGCGGGGACGTAGGCGGCCACGGCCGCGGCTACCTCGGGAACCTCGAAGCCGAGATCGCTCAGGCGCTCCTCGATCACAGACGTCATTTCAGGCCTTCCTCTTCAGATATGCGACGTTGCCGCCGGCCGGGCCCTCGATGATCTGCACCAGTTCCCATCCCTGGGCTCCCCAGTTGTTGAGGATCTGTGCCTCGTTGTGCAGCAGCAGCGGCGTGACGAAGTACTCCCAGCGAGGTGCTTCGGTCGATTCACTCACGTGCGGATCTCCCTCGGTATGCGGTGACGATACGGTCCGGACGACGGCGCGCACGACCGCGAAGCCGCCCGCATTGCTGTTTTTTCAGCTATGTCGCCTACCCTAGATTCTATGACCCGTCAGACATCCATGTCCGCGCGCGTGCGCACTTTCAGGCCACGCAGCGCGGGAGGTGCCCTCGGCGGCATCCTCGGCGCAATCGCCATGAGCGTCATCGCCGGGGTGCTCGTCACCGCAGCCGTCACCCCCGTCGTCGCGCTGAGCGGGCACACCGCGAAGACAGCCGTCGATATCTTCGAGAAGCTCCCGAGCCACCTCGACCCGGGCCAGCTCGCCGAGCCGTCCACGCTCTACGCGACGGGCGCCGACACGACGGTGTACGAGCTCGCCACCTTCTACGATCAGAACCGCGAGACGGTCGAGTGGGACAGCATCTCGCAGTTCGTGAAGGACGCGGCGGTCGCCGAGGAGGATCCGCGGTTCTACACCCATGGCGGCGTCGACATCCTCGCGACGAGCCGCGCCGTGCTGCAGAACGCCGCCGGGCAGAGCCTCTCGGGCGCGTCTACCATCACCATGCAGTACGTGCGCAACGTGCTCATCCAGGAGGCGTACTCGATCCTCGACAAGGATGAGCGCGACAAGGCTTACGAGGACGCGATGCGTCAAGACGCGGATCGCAAGCTCAAGGAGATGCGCTACGCGATCAGCATCGAGAAGCAGTACTCGAAGGACGACATCCTGCTCGGGTACCTCAACATCGCCCTCTTCGGCCGCCAGATCTACGGCATCGAGTCGGCAGCGCAGTACTACTACGGCAAGTCGGCGAAGGACGTGTCGCTCGCCGAGGCCGCGAGCCTCGTCGCGATCGTGAACAATCCGTCGCTGTACCAGCTCGATGTTCCCGACAACCTCGACGCGAACAAGGAGCGCCGCGACAAGATCCTCGGCAGCATGCTGCGCCA
This DNA window, taken from Leucobacter tenebrionis, encodes the following:
- a CDS encoding RidA family protein, producing the protein MTSVIEERLSDLGFEVPEVAAAVAAYVPALRDGNYVYTAGQLPFVNGGLPATGKVGEGEGLVSPEQAEELARLCALNALAAVRGVIGSLDKIVQVVKVTAFVASDPSFTGQPGVANGASVFLGRVFGDLGIHVRSAVGVSVLPLDAPVEIEFVFKVED
- a CDS encoding DUF4177 domain-containing protein, with protein sequence MSESTEAPRWEYFVTPLLLHNEAQILNNWGAQGWELVQIIEGPAGGNVAYLKRKA